In the genome of Massilia sp. UMI-21, the window TTCCGACGGCGGCCGCTACCAGGGCCTCGAGTTCGCGCTCTCGCACGCCGAGGAGATGATCCGCGACGGGGCCGGCATGATCGACATCGGTGGCGAATCGACCCGGCCGGGCTCGCCCGGCGTCGCGCTGGCGGAAGAGCTGGCGCGCGTGATGCCGGCACTGTATGCGCTGCGCACGCTCGATTGCGCCCTGTCGGTCGACACCTGCAAGCCGGAAGTCATGCGTGAGGCGATCATCGCCGGCGCCGACATGATCAACGACATCAACGGTTTTCGCGCGCCCGGCGCCATCGAGGCGGTGCGCGACAGCGATTGCGGCCTGTGCGTGATGCACATGCAGGCGACCCCGCAGACCATGCAGCAGGCGCCCAGCTACGGCGACGTGGTGGGCGAGGTCGTCGACTTCCTGAATCGGCGGGTGGACGCGATGGTGGCCGCCGGGATCGAACGGGAACGCATCTGCATCGACCCGGGTTTCGGCTTCGGCAAGACGGTCGAGCACAATTTCGCGCTGCTGCGCCAGCTCGCGCGCATCCGTGACGCGCTGGGCCTGCCGGTGCTGGCCGGGATGTCGCGCAAGTCGATGATCGGCGCAGTGACGGGACGTCCGGTCGAGCAAAGAGTTGCCGGAAGTATTGGAGCGGCATTGGCTGCGGTAGCGCATGGCGCTAGAATCGTGCGTGTGCATGATGTGGCGGATACGGTTGATGCCTTGAAGGTATGGCACGCAGCCAACAACGATTAATCACGGAAAAGAGAGTAGAAGAAGAATGGCACGAAAATATTTCGGTACGGATGGTGTTCGTGGTCTGGTCGGCGCAGCGCCGATTACGCCTGACTTCGTGATGCGCCTCGGCTATGCCGCCGGCACGGTGCTCGCCAAAGGCGCCAAGTCGAGCAGCGGCCGCCCGGTCGTCCTGATCGGCAAGGACACCCGCATTTCGGGTTACATGCTGGAAGCCGCGCTGGAGGCGGGCTTCTCCGCCGCCGGCGTGGACGTGATGCTGGCCGGCCCGATGCCGACCCCGGCCATTGCCTACCTGACCCGCGCCCTGCGCCTGCAAGCCGGCGTGGTGATCTCGGCTTCGCACAATCCTTTCCAGGACAACGGCATCAAGTTCTTCTCCCGACACGGCACCAAGCTGCCCGACGCGGTCGAACTGGAAATCGAAGAAGCCATCGACGAGCCGATGGGCTGTGTGCCTTCCGACAAGCTGGGCCGCGCGTCGCGCCTGCGCGATGCCCAGGGCCGCTACATCGAATTCTGCAAGAGCACCTTCCCGAACGAACTCGACCTGCGCGGCCTGAAGATCGTGGTCGACAGCGCCCATGGTGCGGCCTACAACATCGCACCGCACGTGTTCCACGAACTCGGCGCCGAAGTGGTCTCGATCGGCGCCCAGCCGGACGGTTTCAACATCAATGCCGGCGTCGGCGCTACCGCGCCGAAGGCCTTGTCGGAAGCGGTCGTGGCCAACAAGGCCGACCTCGGCATTGCGCTGGACGGCGACGCCGACCGCCTGATCATGGTCGACGCGGGCGGACGCGTCTACAACGGCGACGAATTGCTGTACCTGATGGTGCGCGACCGCATGGCGACCGGCCCGGTGGCCGGCGCGGTCGGCACCCTCATGACCAACATGGCGCTGGAAGTGGCCTTCAAGCAGATGGGTGTCGGCTTCGCGCGTGCCAAGGTGGGCGATCGCTATGTGCTGGAAGTGATGCAGGAGCGCGGCTGGCTGTTCGGCGGCGAGAGCTCGGGCCACCTGCTGGCCCTGGACAAGCACAGCACCGGCGACGGCATCGTCTCGGCGCTGCAGGTGCTGTCGGCGCTCAAGCGCAGCAACATGTCGCTGGCCGAATGCTGCAGCGAGCTCACGCTCTATCCGCAGACCCTGATCAACAAGCGCGTCACGCCGGGTTTCGACTGGACCAGCGACCAGGCCCTGGTGGCCGAGAAGGAAGCGGTCGAGCGCGAACTGGGCGACGCGGGCCGGGTCTTGATCCGGGCATCGGGCACCGAGCCCCTGATCCGCGTCATGGTCGAGGCCAAGGAGGCCGAACTGGCCGAGAGCATGGCGCGCCGCATCGCCGACAAGCTGGCCGCCTGACGCAGGGCATGGGTGCGCGATTTGACGCGCACCCGTTGCGGGAGTATGATCGGCCCCAATCGGAGTGTAGCGCAGCCCGGTAGCGCACCTGGTTTGGGACCAGGGGGTCCAAGGTTCGAATCCTTGTACTCCGACCACCGCTTCTTCTGCGGGCTGTCGATCGACAGCCCGTTTCGTTTCTGCGGCCCGGTAATCCGGACCGTCTACGCCATCTTCATCTGCCCATAGCTCAGTTGGATAGAGCATCAGCCTTCTAAGCTGAGGGTCGCTGGTTCGAACCCAGCTGGGCAGGCCACTCCTCGTCGGCGATCCGCACGCCATCGCAAGGCATGTATTTCGCGAATGCCGTCCGGTGCAGTAAGATCACGGTCCGGACGGGCCTGTCGTGGCTCTCCCTCACCACTATTTCGGACCGCATGCTTTTCCTGACTGTTCCCTACGCCGAGAAGGACGAAGCCAAGGCGCTCGGCGCCCGCTGGAATCCCACCAAACGCCGCTGGTACGTGCCGGACGGCGTCGCTACCGCCGCTTTTGCCAAATGGGCCGCGCAGGGCGGCGATGCCGCCGGCGCCGCTGGCGTGGCCGGCGGCCGCGTCGACAGCTACCTGGGCAAGACCGTGACCGGCACCAACTACGTCGCGCTCGACCATGACTGCAATCCTTTCGAGCCCTGCACGCAATGCGCACTGGCCTTGGCCGATACCGAGTGGCCCAAGGCACGCCAGCAGCTGGCCGGCCTGGTCGCGAAGCTGTAATCCGGGGCGCGCGCGTCCCGGCAGGCGAACGGCGTCCGCAGCGCTGCCGTGTTAACGTTCCGGCTCCGCGCACTTCCCCTGCGTGCGCGCTTTCGGAGACTGCCCATGCCCTTCGCACGACTGTTCCAGCCCTGCATCCGTTTCTCCTGCCTGCTGGCGCTGGTGTACGCATTGGCTCCCACCGTCCGTGCGGCCGACGCGCCGGCCGCGCCGGCACCGGAGGAAACATTCATGTTGCAGCTGGCGCAAGACAGCGACCAGGCCCAGGATCCGGGCGCGGGCAGCGTGCAGTTCATCGGTACCGCCACGGTGATCATCCGCTACCAGGGCTTCACGATCCTGACCGACCCGAACTTCCTGCACAAGGGCGAGCACGTGCACCTCGGGTATGGCTTGACGTCGGAACGCACGACCGATCCGGCCATCGAGTTCGAACAACTGCCGCGGATCGACCTGGTCGTGCTTTCCCATTTCCATGGCGACCATTTCGACCAGCTGGTACAGGAAAAGCTCAACCGCGCCACGCCGATCGTCACCACCAAGGAGGGGAGCGAACGGCTCAAGCGCCTGGGATTCACCCGCACCATCGGCCTGAGCAGCTGGGACCGGCTCGAAGTCGCCAAGGGCGCCGCCCGCCTGCGCCTGACGGCCACGCCGGCGCGCCACGGCCCGGCCGGCGTGGCCGTCCTGCTGCCGACGGTAATGGGTTCCGTGCTCGATTTCGGCGCCGATCCGGCGGCGCCCGATTACCGCATGTACATCAGTGGCGACACGCTGGTGTACGACGACATCCGCGCGATCCCGCAGCGCTTTCCGAACATCGACCTGGCGC includes:
- a CDS encoding MBL fold metallo-hydrolase; the protein is MPFARLFQPCIRFSCLLALVYALAPTVRAADAPAAPAPEETFMLQLAQDSDQAQDPGAGSVQFIGTATVIIRYQGFTILTDPNFLHKGEHVHLGYGLTSERTTDPAIEFEQLPRIDLVVLSHFHGDHFDQLVQEKLNRATPIVTTKEGSERLKRLGFTRTIGLSSWDRLEVAKGAARLRLTATPARHGPAGVAVLLPTVMGSVLDFGADPAAPDYRMYISGDTLVYDDIRAIPQRFPNIDLALLHLGGTRILGVVKLTMDGKDGVRMMQIVRPGKTVPIHYNDYDVFKSPLADFAREVEAAGLEKDVVYLAHGDTYSFGRTQR
- the folP gene encoding dihydropteroate synthase, whose translation is MPQNLQCGQYSFALDGPGAAHPVVMGILNLTPDSFSDGGRYQGLEFALSHAEEMIRDGAGMIDIGGESTRPGSPGVALAEELARVMPALYALRTLDCALSVDTCKPEVMREAIIAGADMINDINGFRAPGAIEAVRDSDCGLCVMHMQATPQTMQQAPSYGDVVGEVVDFLNRRVDAMVAAGIERERICIDPGFGFGKTVEHNFALLRQLARIRDALGLPVLAGMSRKSMIGAVTGRPVEQRVAGSIGAALAAVAHGARIVRVHDVADTVDALKVWHAANND
- the glmM gene encoding phosphoglucosamine mutase → MARKYFGTDGVRGLVGAAPITPDFVMRLGYAAGTVLAKGAKSSSGRPVVLIGKDTRISGYMLEAALEAGFSAAGVDVMLAGPMPTPAIAYLTRALRLQAGVVISASHNPFQDNGIKFFSRHGTKLPDAVELEIEEAIDEPMGCVPSDKLGRASRLRDAQGRYIEFCKSTFPNELDLRGLKIVVDSAHGAAYNIAPHVFHELGAEVVSIGAQPDGFNINAGVGATAPKALSEAVVANKADLGIALDGDADRLIMVDAGGRVYNGDELLYLMVRDRMATGPVAGAVGTLMTNMALEVAFKQMGVGFARAKVGDRYVLEVMQERGWLFGGESSGHLLALDKHSTGDGIVSALQVLSALKRSNMSLAECCSELTLYPQTLINKRVTPGFDWTSDQALVAEKEAVERELGDAGRVLIRASGTEPLIRVMVEAKEAELAESMARRIADKLAA